In Ktedonobacteraceae bacterium, the DNA window GTGATTCCAACTCTCGTCCCCTACTAACGCGAGCCGGTCAAAATCAGCCTGTATAGTGGCCATATCAACATACTCTGTCATGGCTTTAGTATGCACAATGATTATTAGCGAAGGCAAGGAACGATAGCGAAAGTACTAAGAATTAACTTACCTAGTGCCGGAAGTGCCGCCTGCCCGTAAAAATCATGGCAATTGCATACCTGTTAGCCATACGAATCGCTTCATCGTCACGGATGGAACCACCTGGCTGGATAATTGCTGTCACTCCGGCCCTGGCAGCGGTCTCGACGCCATCGGGGAATGGGAAGTAGGCATCCGATGCCAGTACCGAGCCGCGCGCGCGGTCGGCGGCTTTTTCGACCGCCAGTTGTACGCTGGCAACACGGTTCATCTGGCCCGCTCCAACGCCCACTAATACCAGCTTATGCGCTAACACGATGGCATTCGATTTGACATGCCGCACTACTTTCCAGGCAAAGAGCAGGTCCGTCAACTCTTCCAGATTTGGTTCGCGCTCGCTGACGACCTTGTATGTCAGTTCCGGCTCCCCCACGGCATCAGGCGTTTGCAAAAGCAGACCCCCACTGACACTACGAATATCGAAGCGCCCGGACTGGAGCAACCCGGTATTGATGCTGGGTGGATCGATGGGAGTATGTGTCGCCAGCAATCGCAGATTCTTCTTCTTACGCAATATCTCAAGCGCCTCAGGTGTATAGCCCGGGGCAATGATTGCTTCATAGAACAACTGGCTGATCTCGTGCGCCGTGGCTTCATCAATGGAACGATTTGAACCAATGATGCCACCATACGCTGAAATAGGATCGCCCATATGGGCTTTTTTGTAGGCCTCCACAAGCACATCGCCGCAGGCTAATCCACAAGGGTTCGTATGCTTGATGATGGCGATTGTCGGAGCGGTGAAACTACCGGCAGCTCCCATTGCCGCATCGAGGTCAATCAGATTGTTAAAGGAAAGCTCCTTTCCATGTAATACCTCCGCACTCGCGATAGTAGGCGTTTTAAGGGAGAAATTGGGCATCGCCCAACGATAGAAAGCCGCCTGCTGGTGTGGATTTTCGCCGTAGCGCAAGGACTGCACCAGGTGCAGGGGCAGCGTCAGGTCTTCAGGGAATAGTCCTTCGGACTGCACGCGAAGATGTTCAGCAATGGCGGTGTCATAGCTGGCTGTATGCTGAAATGCAACAGCGGCAAGATGGCGGCGTGTCTCAAAACTTACCTGTCCAAGCATATGCCACTCCCGCATTACAGGAGCGTAATCTTCGGGCCGCACCAGCACAATCACGTCCTGGAAATTCTTGGCCGCGGCGCGGATCAACGAGACACCGCCGATATCAATCTGTTCTTGCGCTTCACCGAGTGTTACGCCTGGACGGGCAATGGTTTCGGCAAAAGGATAGAGATTGACCACTACTATATCAATGGGGGCTATCTGGTATTCCTGTAACTCAGCAAAATGCGCCGGATCATCGCGGCGCGCGAGAATACCTCCAAAAATCGCGGGGTGCAGCGTCTTGACCCTTCCACCGAGTATTTCGGCAAAGCCGGTCAGTTCGCTGACTGCATGTACAGGAATCCTTTCCTCCTGCAATACACTGGCGGTTCCTCCGGTCGCGAAAATATCTATCTGATGAGCCTGTAGCTCCTGTGCTAATTCACTGAGACCTTCACGGTTGGCAACACTGATAATTGCTCGCATGTATTCCTCTTTCTACCCGGCAGGCAAGATGCACAAACCTGTTCTTTTCAATAGGCAATAACGCCTTTCCCACTCATTATAAGACATGTGAGAATAGTGCCATATGTGCTATACTCCCATTGTGACTTTATTCTCTTCAATTGACCAATGAATGATTTGTTCCTCAAGGAGGCCAGCATGCTTTTTCATCCTGATGCCCCTGGTGATTGGGGCCAGATGCAGGGATCATCCACTATCAAAGTAACCACAGAAGAGCTATCTACCTCTGATGGGTGCAAACTTTTCTTACGCAATTGGGATAGCGGGAGTAGCGAGATACTGCTGATTTTGCACGGTCTGGGAGCACACAGCGGCTGGTTTATCGATATGGGCAATTCCCTGGCTTCACATGGTCTGACCGTTTATGCTATGGATCACCGCGGATTCGGTCGCTCTGGAGGTCTGGCAGGGCATATCGATAACTACCACATGTTCCTGGCGGATATCGCGTTCATTGTTGCCCAGATACGCAAACGCCATCCAGGAGCCAA includes these proteins:
- the purH gene encoding bifunctional phosphoribosylaminoimidazolecarboxamide formyltransferase/IMP cyclohydrolase, which encodes MRAIISVANREGLSELAQELQAHQIDIFATGGTASVLQEERIPVHAVSELTGFAEILGGRVKTLHPAIFGGILARRDDPAHFAELQEYQIAPIDIVVVNLYPFAETIARPGVTLGEAQEQIDIGGVSLIRAAAKNFQDVIVLVRPEDYAPVMREWHMLGQVSFETRRHLAAVAFQHTASYDTAIAEHLRVQSEGLFPEDLTLPLHLVQSLRYGENPHQQAAFYRWAMPNFSLKTPTIASAEVLHGKELSFNNLIDLDAAMGAAGSFTAPTIAIIKHTNPCGLACGDVLVEAYKKAHMGDPISAYGGIIGSNRSIDEATAHEISQLFYEAIIAPGYTPEALEILRKKKNLRLLATHTPIDPPSINTGLLQSGRFDIRSVSGGLLLQTPDAVGEPELTYKVVSEREPNLEELTDLLFAWKVVRHVKSNAIVLAHKLVLVGVGAGQMNRVASVQLAVEKAADRARGSVLASDAYFPFPDGVETAARAGVTAIIQPGGSIRDDEAIRMANRYAIAMIFTGRRHFRH